A window of Pseudomonas monteilii contains these coding sequences:
- a CDS encoding DeoR family transcriptional regulator — MNLPPRQQQILELVRERGYVSIEEMAQLFVMTPQTIRRDINQLAEANLLRRYHGGAAYDSSIENTAYAMRADQMRDEKQRIAEAVARQIPDHASLFINIGTTTEFIARALLNHEHLKVITNNLHVASILSAKDDFEVLVAGGKVRRDGGVVGQASVDFIDQFKVDVAVVGISGIDEDGSLLDFDYQEVRVSQSIITNARQVILAADSSKFGRNAMVRLGSISLVDCLVTDRPPSPALADLLNQHKVRLEVV, encoded by the coding sequence ATGAACCTGCCCCCCCGACAACAACAGATTCTCGAGCTGGTGCGCGAACGCGGCTACGTCAGCATCGAGGAAATGGCGCAGCTGTTCGTCATGACGCCGCAAACCATTCGACGCGACATCAACCAACTGGCCGAAGCCAACCTGCTGCGCCGCTACCATGGTGGCGCCGCCTACGACTCGAGCATCGAGAACACCGCCTACGCCATGCGCGCCGACCAGATGCGCGACGAGAAGCAACGGATCGCCGAAGCCGTGGCCCGACAGATTCCCGACCACGCGTCGCTGTTCATCAACATCGGCACCACCACGGAGTTCATCGCCCGTGCCCTGCTCAATCACGAACACCTGAAGGTCATCACCAACAACCTGCACGTGGCCTCGATCCTCAGCGCCAAGGACGATTTCGAGGTGCTGGTGGCAGGCGGCAAGGTACGTCGTGATGGCGGCGTGGTCGGCCAGGCAAGCGTCGACTTCATCGATCAGTTCAAGGTGGACGTCGCCGTGGTCGGGATCAGTGGCATCGACGAAGACGGCAGCCTGCTCGATTTCGACTACCAGGAAGTGCGTGTGTCGCAATCGATCATCACCAATGCCCGCCAGGTGATCCTGGCCGCCGACTCGAGCAAGTTCGGGCGCAACGCCATGGTCCGACTGGGCTCGATCAGCCTGGTGGACTGCCTGGTCACCGACCGCCCTCCGTCGCCTGCCTTGGCCGACCTGCTCAACCAGCACAAGGTCCGTCTCGAAGTGGTCTGA
- the glpD gene encoding glycerol-3-phosphate dehydrogenase (in Escherichia coli this homodimeric enzyme is expressed under aerobic conditions; anaerobic expression is repressed by the arcAB system; converts sn-glycerol-3-phosphate and ubiquinone-8 to dihydroxy acetone phosphate and ubiquinol-8; associates with the cytoplasmic membrane): MSHSASPQTTPDDCYDLAVIGGGINGVGIAADAAGRGLKVFLCEKDDLASHTSSASSKLIHGGLRYLEHYEFRLVREALAEREVLLAKAPHIVKPMRFVLPHRPHLRPAWMIRAGLFLYDHLGKRKRLGASRSLRFGADSALKPSITRGFEYADCWVDDARLVALNAMSAREHGADIRTRTRCLGAKRVGNLWHVEIQNADGTSQTLHARALVNAGGPWVSSFIKDDLQLDAPYGIRLIQGSHLIVPRLYDGEHAHILQNEDQRIVFAIPYLDRFTLIGTTDREYTGDPAKVRITDEETDYILKVVNAHFNRQVSRDDILHTYSGVRPLCNDESDNPSAVTRDYTLALSTSAGQAPLLSVFGGKLTTYRKLAESAMAELKPFFAHMGASWTADAPLPGGERMSDVQSLTDELLRRHGWMPAALARRWAATYGSRVWNLLEGVTGLDGLGQPISADLYTREVDYLCDHEWAREADDILWRRTKLGLSTTPDEQQALRAYLAQRNAIPYAATLHSLPA, translated from the coding sequence GTGTCCCATTCCGCTTCTCCCCAGACAACGCCCGACGACTGCTACGATCTGGCCGTGATCGGCGGCGGGATCAACGGTGTAGGCATTGCCGCCGACGCCGCCGGCCGGGGCCTCAAGGTCTTCCTGTGCGAAAAGGACGATCTGGCCAGCCACACCTCGTCAGCCAGCAGCAAGCTGATCCACGGTGGCCTGCGCTACCTGGAGCACTACGAATTCCGCCTGGTCCGCGAAGCCCTGGCCGAGCGCGAAGTGCTGCTCGCCAAGGCGCCGCACATCGTCAAGCCCATGCGCTTCGTATTGCCTCACCGCCCTCACCTGCGTCCAGCCTGGATGATCCGTGCCGGTCTGTTCCTGTACGACCACCTCGGCAAGCGCAAGCGCCTGGGCGCCTCGCGCAGCCTGCGCTTCGGCGCCGACAGTGCGCTCAAGCCCAGCATCACCCGTGGTTTCGAATACGCCGACTGCTGGGTGGACGATGCCCGCCTGGTCGCCCTCAACGCCATGAGCGCACGTGAACACGGTGCCGACATCCGCACCCGTACACGCTGCCTGGGTGCCAAACGTGTAGGCAACCTGTGGCACGTCGAGATCCAGAACGCCGACGGTACCTCGCAGACCCTGCACGCACGGGCGCTGGTCAACGCCGGAGGCCCCTGGGTCTCGAGCTTCATCAAGGACGATCTGCAGCTCGATGCCCCCTATGGCATCCGCCTGATCCAGGGCAGCCACCTGATCGTGCCACGCCTGTACGACGGCGAGCATGCGCACATCCTGCAGAACGAAGACCAGCGCATCGTTTTCGCCATCCCGTACCTGGATCGCTTCACCCTGATCGGCACCACCGACCGTGAATACACCGGCGACCCGGCCAAGGTACGCATCACCGACGAAGAAACCGACTACATCCTCAAGGTGGTCAACGCCCACTTCAACCGCCAGGTCAGCCGCGACGACATTCTGCACACCTACTCCGGCGTACGTCCGCTGTGCAACGACGAGTCGGACAACCCTTCGGCGGTGACGCGCGACTACACCCTGGCGCTGTCCACCTCGGCCGGCCAGGCGCCGTTGCTGTCGGTCTTCGGCGGCAAGCTCACCACCTACCGCAAGCTGGCCGAGTCGGCGATGGCCGAACTCAAGCCGTTCTTCGCCCACATGGGCGCCAGCTGGACGGCCGATGCACCGCTGCCAGGGGGCGAACGCATGAGCGATGTGCAAAGCCTGACGGACGAGCTGCTGCGTCGCCATGGCTGGATGCCGGCCGCACTCGCCCGGCGCTGGGCGGCCACGTATGGCAGCCGTGTGTGGAACCTGCTGGAGGGCGTCACGGGCCTCGACGGGCTCGGCCAGCCGATCAGTGCCGACCTGTACACCCGGGAAGTCGATTACCTGTGCGACCACGAGTGGGCGCGGGAGGCGGACGACATCCTGTGGCGCCGCACCAAGCTCGGCCTGTCGACCACCCCCGACGAACAACAGGCCCTGCGCGCCTACCTGGCCCAGCGCAACGCAATCCCCTACGCGGCCACGCTCCACTCCCTGCCCGCCTGA